In the genome of Corythoichthys intestinalis isolate RoL2023-P3 chromosome 19, ASM3026506v1, whole genome shotgun sequence, one region contains:
- the paplnb gene encoding papilin b, proteoglycan-like sulfated glycoprotein has protein sequence MDKLRVLALIQLLAISVFSQSQKLQDRWGEFGPYGPCSRSCGTGVAMRTRKCITLRTDGGHNCIGSSRSFQICNTNECPVGSRDFREEQCSQFDKMLVQGKHHTWVPYYGAQPCELTCVTREQNVVYRHRPKVVDGTPCHVGRSDICVDGQCKAVSSVGQEVFPGLQVVPHPDHTSPPEPYPTEPQTYEYRVNVYGECSVTCGGGMQYRTLECWLQDPVNPRMVDETLCIGRHLQRPESQQACNMHPCNAKYSVSVFSECSVTCGGGQQIREVFCEGPGGERLADYACQAFTKPPSVRVCRRPACRIHSTWHVTPYGLCSRSCGGGVRERQVGCYDSNLRHYPVARCGISNRPVTVEECNTQPCHEAQLVPSRQNPGMYESRMTAFVPYVPEVPATSRPNSANNPNNRQDGAACARSYYGCCPDGRTSASGPGHRGCPQHDCVNTRFGCCLDGVTPASGYGRAGCSGYQTTVHSSDPAPSVPRSTCSLPLDNGPCDNWRRRFYYNTSTGRCTEFWFGGCHGNANNFVSLGECQTACEVAATS, from the exons ATGGACAAGTTGAGAGTCTTGGCTCTCATCCAGCTGCTGGCTATATCCGTCTTTTCT CAATCACAGAAACTGCAAGACCGCTGGGGTGAGTTTGGCCCCTATGGCCCCTGCAGTCGGTCTTGTGGCACTGGAGTTGCAATGAGGACCAGGAAGTGTATCACTTTAAG gacaGATGGGGGTCACAACTGTATCGGATCATCCAGGTCTTTTCAGATCTGTAAcacaaat GAATGCCCAGTTGGATCCAGAGACTTCAGAGAGGAGCAGTGTTCCCAATTTGACAAAATGTTAGTCCAAGGCAAACATCACACTTGGGTGCCATATTACGGAG CCCAGCCGTGTGAGCTGACCTGTGTCACGCGAGAACAAAATGTTGTCTACCGTCATCGGCCCAAGGTGGTGGATGGGACACCCTGCCACGTGGGCAGAAGTGACATTTGTGTTGATGGCCAGTGCAAG GCAGTGAGCTCGGTAGGCCAAGAGGTGTTTCCGGGTCTTCAAGTGGTTCCACATCCCGACCACACCTCTCCCCCTGAACCCTACCCAACAGAGCCTCAAACATACGAGTACAGAGTCAATGTGTACGGTGAGTGCTCTGTCACCTGCGGCGGGGGAATGCAGTATCGCACGTTGGAATGTTGGCTTCAGGACCCAGTGAACCCCCGCATGGTGGACGAAACCCTGTGCATTGGACGGCACTTGCAGCGGCCCGAAAGCCAGCAGGCGTGCAACATGCATCCGTGTAATGCAAAGTACAGCGTCTCCGTCTTCAGTGAG TGTTCAGTAACTTGCGGTGGAGGACAGCAGATAAGAGAGGTGTTCTGTGAGGGTCCGGGAGGTGAACGTCTGGCTGATTATGCCTGCCAAGCCTTTACAAAACCTCCATCGGTCCGAGTCTGCAGGAGACCCGCCTGTCGCATACACAGCACTTGGCATGTGACACCCTATGGATTG TGCTCCCGCAGCTGTGGCGGTGGTGTCAGGGAAAGGCAGGTGGGCTGTTATGACAGCAACCTGCGCCACTATCCAGTTGCCAGGTGCGGTATCTCAAATAGGCCCGTAACTGTGGAGGAATGCAACACACAACCCTGCCATGAAGCCCAAT tGGTCCCAAGTCGACAGAATCCAGGGATGTATGAAAGCAGGATGACAGCATTTGTACCTTATGTTCCTGAAGTTCCAGCAA CCTCTAGACCAAACAGTGCCAATAATCCCAACAATAGACAAGATGGTGCCGCATGCGCCCGGTCCTATTATGGTTGCTGTCCCGATGGTCGTACCTCTGCCAGTGGGCCGGGCCATAGGGGCTGCCCCCAACATGACTGCGTTAACACCAG GTTTGGATGTTGTTTGGATGGTGTTACTCCTGCTAGTGGATACGGGAGAGCTGGATGTTCTGGATACCAAACCACAGTG CACTCAAGTGATCCAGCACCTTCAGTTCCAAGGAGCACATGCTCCCTTCCACTCGACAATGGCCCCTGCGACAACTGGAGGAGACGCTTCTATTACAACACAAGTACGGGAAGATGCACAGAATTTTGGTTTGGTGGCTGCCATGGCAATGCAAACAACTTTGTTTCTCTTGGGGAGTGTCAGACAGCATGTGAGGTGGCGGCCACGTCCTAA
- the erh gene encoding enhancer of rudimentary homolog → MSHTILLVQPTKRPEGRTYADYESVNECMEGVCKMYEEHLKRMNPNSPSITYDISQLFDFIDDLADLSCLVYRTDTQTYQPYNKDWIKEKIYVLLRRQAQAGK, encoded by the exons ATG TCGCACACAATCCTGTTAGTCCAGCCCACCAAGAGACCCGAAGGCCGGACATATGCTGACTACGAGTCGGTCAATGAATGCATGGAAG GTGTTTGCAAAATGTATGAAGAGCATCTCAAGAGGATGAACCCAAACAGCCCGTCCATCACATACGATATAAGTCAGTTGTTTGACTTCATTGATGACTTGGCAGACCTGAGCTGTCTTGT TTACAGAACGGACACCCAAACATACCAGCCGTACAACAAAGACTGGATCAAGGAGAAGATTTATGTGTTGTTAAGACGTCAAGCTCAAGCAGGGAAGTAG